The genomic region GCACCTACCCCAGTGTTGCTTTGAAGCATCTCCGGAAGAGGATTTAAAATGTGTCTTTCAAACAAGAGTGCTACATCAGATATCCCTAAAGTGCAGTATTCAAATGCAGAATATGCAGAATCTCCTTGCTTTCAACATGAAGGTTTGATAAAGGAATGATTGAATCAAGTGGAAGCTTTGCAATAAAAcaatctttaaggggccctacagGACATCACACATTTCATTGTGGTCAATCATGAGACAATTGTCAAGAAATTATGTTTTCTGGTGAACTCATTACCAGAGTTAGCACATACCCCTAAATCTAATTTTGAATAGTTTGGGTTATTGATCTGacaacctcattttctgcttggtgGGAACTCCTTTCAGTTTCAACAATCCTTTCCCTTAAACAGAAACTCAAACTTCTCACTTTTTACTTGGGATTTAACATCTGAAAGCAAAAAGGTGTTTCCAGATTGGCAGGAATCCTCACTGTGGGACCACCTTGGTGGAGAACAGGATATCACCCTCAATTCTGGTGGTTCCTGCTAAGCAAGCACCACACAGTAAAAATTTGACTGAAGCACAGAATTCTGTAAACATATAAAATCAGGATGTGAGATATAAGACAAAGTAATTgttacagaaataaaaacaaaaactgctggagaaactctgcagataGTGCAGTCCCTGTGACAACAGGAAACACAGGaaacgttttgagtccaataaGACTCAGAATATGAACCATGCTATCGGACTCagaatgctgtttctctctccagatgctgccagacctattgcaTTTCTCCtacactttgtttttttttccccagaatctCAGTATTCAGTCTATATTTTAAGGTTACAGAAGTTTGAGAagagtcagaactagagggcataggtttagggtgagaggggaaagaaataaaagagacctgaggggcaactttttcacacagagggtggtacgggtatgaaatgaattgccagaggaagtggttgtaacatttaaaaggcatttggatgggtatattaataggaagggtttggagcgattatggaccgggtgctggcaggtgggactagattgggttgggatatctggttggcatggacgggttggaccgaagggtctgtttacatgctgaacatctctatgactctataactgctgtGAATTCCCAACATTGCTCGTGTCCAATACTGTACAGATAGGAGACATGAGTTAACATAACCAGTTATTATCTATTTTCATTCTCAcagcacacaaacatgcacaaacaGCTCACAAACACACTACCTtcagtgcacacagacacaccacctcGAGTGCACAGACACACCAACTCTAGTGCAAACATACGATCCTTACTACACACAGATCACATAGACACACTACTCCAACTAGTCCACATAAACACAACCactcaattttaaaaaacacCACCACGAGTGCCCCACCTCTAATGCACACTGacacagctggtttgtgatgcagagtgatgccaacagcatgtgtTCAACTGTCACCCCAGATGTGGTTatcttctcactctctcaccttgcctgaggtgcagtgaccctcaggttaaacgaACAGCACTCATTTCTCTCTAATGGGAAAGCAGCCCTATCGTCTTTTAGAACTATGGCGACTttactttttttacacagacatCCCAAGCCTTGTGCACATAGGTCACCACAAGTGCACACCTGTAGTTCAGACACCACCTCTAGTGCACAAACGCATGCACACCTGTAGTTCAGACACCACCTCTAGTGCACAAACGCATAACCTAGTGCACGTACCACTTTAGTTCTCACACACTGTTCCTAGTTTGCACTGACAGACTCACTAAAGACTAATCAGTATCAGGGTTGCATAGTAATTTCATAGATCCATTCTCTAGTTTAAATTTTCCCATATTGCACCTATCCCCATTCCATATGTTGATAGGCGAGAACTGCATCATCAGTGACAGGAGCATACTCTGTGCCCACTGGCAAAGACACAGACATACTGGTGTTGATGCAAGGATTCCTTGCCTGAGTTCGTAACTCTGTGGCTTCTCGCCTGTTGCTTTGAAGGCCATGGGCGGATGGCAGTCATCAAAAGGGAACAGCAGAATATTATCACTTCCAAAGACAGCTTTGGAaatacaacaacaacttgcatggAGCAGGGGTACATGATGGCATAAATCAGTGACATAGTAACTCAGAAGCAGGCGAATGTTCTGGGATCAGAGTATGAATTCTACCATCACAACATATGAATTCAATCATTAAAAATTAAATCTAGAATAATGTCAACCACCGAAGCACTTTCTAGTGTCATAAAACCTTGCCTGGTTCACTagtgttctttagggaaggagatctgccatccttaagCATATGACATACACATGACTCCAGGACCACAGGAATGCATTTGACTCgtgactgccctctgggcaaattatggatgggcaatgaatgctggcctggctAGCCATGCCCACATCTTGTGCACACATTTAAGTCATACTTATAGCACATTTGACATAATAAAACATCCCCAAGGCATTGTCAATGGAAGTTAATCACTGAAGGAGCTACTAGGAAAAGAGACTGAAAATCTGATTGAAAGGATAGGTTTTAACAAACCTCTCAAAGAAGGGGAGAgaagtttagggagggaattccagaccgGAAGACCCAGACATGCCTGTTTGCACAGGACTGATTAACATTGAAGATGGTTACAAGGCCTAAATTGGAGGCTTGTGGGAGCTAGAGAAGGTGGAGtgttgccatggtggaatttaaaaccTAATCCTAGCCGGACAGGAAATTGGGAACAGAGCGATGCTGAATGAAAATACAAGCAAACGTGATTAGTTTAGCTTTGGAAGCTTGGATGCGTTagactggagggcctgtttctgttTAGTATGCCTTTATGATTTGGCATGAAGTGCAGGGCAGCTGAGTTTTAGATAATGTCAAGTGCCTGGAAAGTGCAAGGTGCGAGACCCAAAGGAAAATGAAAGGAGGATCTTGATGAAGAGGCCTGCCAAAACTTTGGTGGATTCAGGTAACCAAAAATCAGTGCTGGACGATGAGCCAAAGGATAAGGTTTATATTTAGTTGTTACTAATATCTGCAAATAGACTTTGCTTTGCGTTGTTGCTAATACACAAATGTGTTTACCTTGCCTACCATAGATATGTGTCTTCAGTACCACTTCAAACAACAGGTGTTAGCACCGAATTCTTAAAGAGAtttcctcccccttcccctcaaaGTGATTTATTGATTCAATAAAATTAAGGGTGTGAGATGGTAGCTTCCTGTAGTAAGTTCTCCAGCGGGGAAACCAACAACTTATAAAGAGCCAGGTAAGAAGGAATGATTATCCAAAATTGACTGCAAGGCCTGGTTATTACGGCCCTGAACTGAGTATTTATTGATAGACGCAGGAGTCCTGTGGAATGTTAACTTTTCAGACTAAGCTGATCTTGAGTCTCTTCCTCACAGCTACAGGACTCAGgtttctcccaccacaagatGACGGTGAAGAAGCAATGTCTTCGGGCGATTCTCCCCCGGGGAGTAACGAGCTGGACCTTGAGGGAGTCCCTGAGCGGTTTCGTGCGGGGTTCTCCTCGGTCCACAGACCCCGCCTCTCGGTGCCGCGTCTGTGGTCGACATTCTTGGGGCTGCAGGGCAAGCGGGCGGCATTAGGAGGCGGTGACCTGCCCTCCCGGAGCCGGGCCGGAGGCTCCTGGAGGAATCGCGTGCTGGAGGCCGCACGGGAGGGGCCGGCCTGGCGAGTCCCACCACCGGCGGGGGGGGAGCGAGCCCCTCAACCGCCTCAACCGGGGTCCGATCGCAAGTCGGCGGGCGCCTTTCACATCCGCACGGCGACGGGCTACGGGGTGTGGGGCACGGTGCCGGCGGACACCCGCTTTCGGGCGGCTCGGCAGAGGTGGCGCCCTCCGTCGAAGAACAGCACCCCCCGCCATCGGCCGAGTGTGGACGACGCCCAAAAAGGGCGGGAGGAGGCGCTGGCACGCGACAGGCTTCGGAGCTCGAGCCCAACGGACAAACCGTCAACGGCGGCGGCCGCGCTCTCTCGGAGCAACAACGACGACGCGGAAAACAGGCAGAGGAGTGCCGAGGAGGCTTGGAGGCGATTGATTGAGAAAGGGAGGGGAGTCACCGAGGAGATTGTCCTCCCGCTGTCCGAGCAGGAAGCCAGCCGATCGAGCTGCAGAGCTGTACCTTTCACCCAGGTGAGCGAAGGAGAGAACAAAAAGCAGCATGATCGCACGGACGTGGTGGGCCGAGTGGCCGgtcactgtgctgtactgttctttgtgttctctctctctctctcactcatatacACTACTGtatacattagagtggtgctggaaaagcacagcaggtcaggaatgaagggctcctgcccgaaacatcgattttcctgctcctcggatgctgcctgaactgctgcgcttttccagcaccacactgatcttgactctgatctccagcatctgcagtcctcacttttcaacTACTGTATATATGCCAGAAGCGAAAAGCGCGCTGAAGAAACTCtgcaaggtctggcagcatctgtggagacagtgagagaaaacAATTAACGTCTTAGTTCTTCAGAACTTATTGGATTCAAAACTTCAGcaacgtctggcagcatctgtgtagagaagaGAGCGAAAAACACGTTTCGAGTCAATTGACCTTGCTTCAGAACTtaatggactcaaaacatttactTTCTGCCTCCACAGGAccttgctgaatttctgctgcactttctgtttttgttttagatttccagcctCTACAGTACCTTGCTTTATTTTATGTTGTCAGATATGTACAGCGTGGCAAGAAGTAAAACATTGACTATATTCACTTACCCAGCCTCAACTGTGCTCTAGGGAAGAGAATTTCACATTTTAATGACCCCCTGGGagaagaccttcctcctcatctctgtcttaaatgggtgaccctttaACTTTAATGGaagaccatagaatccctatagtgtggaaacaggccattcagcccaacaggtccacactgactctccgaagagcatcccactcagactccccaccacccctgcccccacccctccacccttataaccctgaatttcccacgGGTGGCCCACCTggccctggacactacgggcaatttagcatggccaaaccacctaacctgcacactgttggactgtggaaggaatctggaacatccagaggaaacccaagcagacacagagagaatgtgcaaactccacaaactcgatgctagaattgaacccaggtggtgtgaggcagtagtgttaacctctgagccaccgtagttttagactcccctatatTAACTGTTTAATAGTCACACTTAACTGCTAACCACTGGTAAATCAATTTAAaatctgatgtggaggtgctggtgttggactggggtggacaaggtcagaagtcagatgacaccaggttatagtcgaacaggtttatttgaaatcacaagctttctaaGCATTACTTCTTCATAAGGAGGGACAATGCTTAggaagcttgcgatttcaaataaatctgttcgaCTATGACCTGGTTTTGTCTGACTTTAAAATCTATAATCCTTTGGAGCAGCCGTGGCCATTTTTAGAGTTTATCATTTTTGGGTTGCCATAGAGGAAGTGCAGAGTAAGTTCACCAGAAAGGACAACCTAGAAATCTGTGAGGAAAAACTGAGGAGACTGGGCTCATCTTCTCCAGAAGAGACGTGATCTCAGAGAAACGTGCAAAATTCTTGATTGTCTAGAGAAAGAAAATGCAGAGAAAATGGTTTCTGTGTTTGTGAAATCTAGAACCATgaaacagtctcagaataaggggagGCCATTTAACACGGAGATGTGGATgaattttttcacgcagatggtgatGAATCTTTGCAAATCTCAACCCTAAGGATGATCagtcattgaaaatatttaagacagagagagtaTTCAAGACCGAGAGATTTCTAGACATTAAtaacatcaagggatatggggatggCACAGGGAAATTGCATtaaggtagatgatcagccatgatctagaatggtagagcaggtagaaggggctgaatggccgactcctgttcaTACATTACCATGGAGACAAGGGAGAGAATTACCAGGGAGATGCAAAAAGCTAGAGGACTGCAGACATTTCAGACATTGGGAGAGGAAATAAAACAGCCAAGGAAATGTGAGTACAGAAGATTTTAATTACTTTTACAAACAATGAATTGCCCTAAATAGATGTTGCCTTCTGCTGTGACATTGCGCACAAATCAGTCTGCTGTGCTTGTTATGATGTCTTCAGTTAGTCCTGACCTCAATCAGTGGGTGTTGGCACTGAATTCTTAACAATGTCTCAAAAGTGCATTTTGGCTGTGTTGCTAATGCATATATTTCACGCAATGCAACTTGCCAGAAGTGCACAAGGTATTTTTCCAGACTCTTTCTCACACTCCAAACAAAAAGAAGTACAACTACAGAACTGGACAATGTAGTAGGAATGATTGGAGTccaggagaccatttggcccattgtgcccatGCTGGCTATCTTCATTCAATGCACTTCCATTTTTGTTATTAGAGGGAGTGTTCTTGTCCTCTGACATTGGCTGTTGGCATTGTTCATGTCAGCTCTTACAGCTGAGCTGGTAGAAGTGGGGCTTCACAGttaattttaaaatctaaattGAGAACACAAAGCCCTTCTCTCCACTATCACACCCCACTGTAATAAGCTGTTGGTGACCATTTGGGTGAACAGTAATGATTTTGACTAGGGCCTCTCAAACCATGTATCCTGATCCCCATTTGGGTCGCAAGGCAAGCATCTTGCTATGAGATAGCAGTGGTTTCCATGTAGCTCCAATTGAAGATCCCTTTAAATCCTTTTTTTGAACAGTGGGTGCTGTTATGTTTTTAGAAGGATCAGGAGGTGGAAGTGTTTAACAACAGTAGGAACTTTATGTTGTAAAGTCGGGGGGGGGAGGGATGTTGTGTATTTGTTAATTGTGGTGGACTGTCACTTCAAGAGTCTGCTCACAGTTATGTCTTCGGCATTCTGAGTGGGACACAGTCTAACGTATTTTTCCatttaaaatgggcagtgactttATTCGGACTCTTGAAGTGCAAATCCACTGTACTTCTAACTGGTGTGtcctcattggagaaaagacctGATTTCATCTCCAATGAA from Hemiscyllium ocellatum isolate sHemOce1 chromosome 45, sHemOce1.pat.X.cur, whole genome shotgun sequence harbors:
- the LOC132835861 gene encoding uncharacterized protein LOC132835861, which codes for MLTFQTKLILSLFLTATGLRFLPPQDDGEEAMSSGDSPPGSNELDLEGVPERFRAGFSSVHRPRLSVPRLWSTFLGLQGKRAALGGGDLPSRSRAGGSWRNRVLEAAREGPAWRVPPPAGGERAPQPPQPGSDRKSAGAFHIRTATGYGVWGTVPADTRFRAARQRWRPPSKNSTPRHRPSVDDAQKGREEALARDRLRSSSPTDKPSTAAAALSRSNNDDAENRQRSAEEAWRRLIEKGRGVTEEIVLPLSEQEASRSSCRAVPFTQSISHLNCKAFNIQNQLCFGQCSSFFIPGAEQRLNQSCSRCFPSQLRKIVVSLECEGVLVVSRNITLVEELGGRQREKQMLSVPARRVKLQQSRKRDLNQPFSVP